The Bacteroidota bacterium sequence AAAGAGCTTCGCCAAAGCTGCCTCCACGATCGGCCATGCCAAGACCGAATGTCAGGTCCAACCGCCGAAACGAGTTGAACGGCACTTCGCCAAAAAGTTGAGCAGCATAGCCGCTGCCCCGTCCGTTCGAGTATTGCCCACACGTGGGACAGATTGCGTCCGTGTTGTGGAAGTTCTCCAAATAACTCGCCCGAAACCCAAGATGGAACGGCGAGATGGTCATGTCCTGCGCAATCCCGGATCGGGTGAGCAGTGTAGCTATGGCGAGGACAAAGAAGATTCGCTTCATCTCACCACCACCATCCGTTGCGTAGCATGGTAATCTCCCCCTTGCAGCTCGATCACATACATGCCACTCGCCAGTGACTCCGTGCCAAACTCGATGTGATAGGAGCCATGTTGGATCGTCTTATTGCCATCGAGCAACGTCAGCACACTCTGACCGACACTGCTCAGGACGCGCAACGTCGGCTGCGAATCTTCCAGCAGTGACACGTCGAGCGATACCCGCCCTGTGGTTGGATTCGGAGTCGGCACTGTCATCGCATTCAGTCCCTCGTGAAAGATTAGCCGCGAAATACTGCAGCGCCCCGCAATGGCAACGGTTGTTGTGTCGCCGATCGGGATCGGCTTGATAAACATGATCGAATCGCTCGTGAACCGGCCCGGAGTCAGCAACATGGTCGAGAGAATGCTATCGGGGACCGTAATGAGAAACTTGGCACGCGCGATTTCACCCTGCGCAACGTCCTGAGACTCCGGCAAGAGAATGTCGAGCGCACCGGTTTGATCGGTCACCCTTGCGGTCGCATACGCTGAAGACATACCGAGATATTCCAGCGAGCGCGCGTCGTATGTCAGAGCGAACCGCATGTCCAGCGGCGTGAGCGGCACCGAGCGATCGATCAGAATCGGCAGCTCGATCGTATCCGCAATGCGACCTCCAATGGAGTCTATCGACATGACAGTAGGCTTCAACTCAAGCTTAAATGGAAACGGCGGCGCATATCCATAGCTCTGGAGATGTCCGGTATCGATCGTATAGCAGGCGGCGTGACCCGGCCAATTGACCGACGTGTTTGCGGTGATCGTCGTGTCCCACGCGCTGTCGGCACGCGGACAGAACCGGATCGTGAGCGTGACGGAATCACCCGGCGCAATCGTACTTCCAAAAGGCGCGCTCGGTGGCACAACCGAGTGCCATGGCGGCAGACCGGTCAGCGAGTCCAAACGCACCGGCATAAAGCCCGTATTATGGACCGTCACGGTTTCATCACCGCATTGCTTCACGTTCACGGTATCGAAGTCCGTGACTTTGGTGAGTGCGATCGTGGGCTCGTCGATCTCGATCCAGCGACGGTCGATCCCGGCGACGATCTTGAAAAACACGATGGAATCACTTTCGAAATCGATACTGTCCAGCGTGATGGGGAATACCTTTGGCCCGCCAATGACTTTGAGCCGCACCGTATTGATTACGCCGGCGGAAACACCGCCGGCCTTCGTGATCGCGACACCAGCGCCATTAATGGTGTCGCGGGCGCTGATGGAATTCGTATAGGTTGAGGATGCGCCAAGCACCTGCAACTCGGTCGTATCATACCCGAGATGATAGAACAGGTCCATCGGCTCCAGCGGCACATCGCGACTCGTCAGGATTGGCAGCACCAGAGTGTCGCAAATCGAAAGGTGGACCGTATCCTTCCCGATTCCGAGCGTATCGAACATGGCCAACTGCAGGCCATACGCCGGTGCGAAGCCCGAGCCCATCACGAGCACCGTCGAATCGAAGCCGCCGCATGGATGTGAAGTCCAGAGCCGCATTCGAGCAACATAGAGTTTCGGCGCGCGCGGGAAGAACCCGAGCCTGATCTTGAATTTCTGAGTGCGTTTGATCGTCCAGGGCGGCAGGTTGCCCATTGAATCCCGCGCGGAAAATACCTGCTGATCGGGATCGAATGTCACAGAATCGATCTGAATATAATCCCCATCCGGATTGAGCGTGATATCCGGCACCGTAATCGTAACGGCCTGAGGCTGCGCGGACGTATCGACCCGCGTGGCCGGAAATTGAACTTGCGAGACATTCGGTTGAAAATTCATCTCGCGCCGCCCCGAAAGCATCGTTCGAAACTCCGTCGTCCATCCCTGAGAGTGAGCGCTGATATGCAGCGTGTCATTCTTAATGAGATTCGCTTTCGTCGCAGGGATATCCGGACAGAAGGTAACGATCAGGGTGTCGGCAGATTGCGCGCCGATCGTCTTCGGCAACGAGCGATCGCCGGTCGATTTCCACTGCCAGTGGAAAGTCGATGGCACCAGATTCGTGACGCCAAATCCATCGACCCAAACGGAGTCGATCGAGATCGGGACGAAATTGCTGTAGTTTGGCAGCGGGACTTCACGAGCGATACAATCGCAAGGCCGCACGAGTCCGTAGTTCATAAAGCTCACGGGCACCTGAAGTTTTACGGATTGTCCATGCCCCGTCAGCATTCCTGTAAGACTCATGGTGCATGGCGAATCCACCTGCACCGTGAAATTTGCGTTGTAATCGGAGTCGCCGGTCGGATCGAACTCGACCTGCAGCCACAACGAGTCACGCGGTCCTAGCACAGTCGGCAGCGCGGGGTTGGTACTAAGCAACGCATATCCATACGGCACAGCAACGCTCGTGATCTTCTGTGGCACCGTACTCGCATTCTCGATCAAGATCGATTGCTGCTTATGCCAGCCGGCTTCGACGATGCCATACGTTGTTAGCGGCGTCACATAGAGCTTTGGAGCGACGCTCGTCGCACGGACAATAATATTATAGACCTGACCATCCGAAAGCGTAACAGAAATATACACTTCGTCCGCACGATCGTTCGCTAAATCGTTCGGCGTATAGACTATGTTAAAGACGTAAATCGAATTATTGGCCATCGTACCAGCCGGCATCGGATTGACAAGCTGGAACTTCCCCGTCGGATCGATCAATTGACAATTTGTGATCGCGAGCGACTGGCCGGAGATATTCGTCATCGCAATGCTTCCCGTTTCGGAGCCGCAGCCAATCACGTTGGATATATCGAGATAAGACGGATTGAATGAGAATGCCTGAAACGTACCCATTCCACTGACCGGAATGCACTTCGTCTCATAACATCCCTCATCGAAGACGCAGAGCGTATCGTAGTACATTTGCGTCTGGCGAGGACGAAATGTCAGTTGAACCGGAAGTGTCTGGTGTGAGCTCAAATGCAGGGTCCGCCCGCCGGTGACTGTAAAGACATCGCCCATCCGCAAGTAAGCATCCAGATTCCGAACGTCGGTGCCACTATCGATCAGGTCGGCATTCTGCTGCGCGCTCTTACCGATGGTGACTGGACCGAAATTCACCGCTGGCGTGAGAAATTCGACATCGACCGAATATCCTCTTCCCGATAGGGTGACGGTCTTTGCCAGTTCACAGCCGTGATAGTTCGCGGTCACGCGCAACGTCCCCGCGAGCGGCCCCGGCACGAGCGGTCGGAACCGCGCATACGTCGGAAGATAGGCTGCCTTGGGAGCCAGCTTCATCGGAAGTGTAATTCCGGCGCCGAAGAAATTCGGTGGGTCGTAAATAATCGAATCAACAAACAAGGTATCGCTCGCAAGATCGCGATACTGAAAGGTCTGCGTTCCACTGATAAAGCCCGGACAAATCTCACCGAAGTTCATGGTGGTGATGGGACCTTTGCCACTGGCGAGTAAGAGCCCCAGGACATCTTGCACACGACCCGAGACTGGAATTACGCCGCTACCCGGACAGGTCTCGTCGCTCACGATACGGAGCGTATCAAGCAGGGTCTTCGATGAATCCAGCAGATCCATGCGTACCGTAATCGTCACGCAGGCCCCTTTCGGCAGCACGGTCGGCAATGCGGCCGAGGATCGCCAGGTAAAGTGACCGCTATCGAGTGAAATGTTCGAGATGGTGACGGTTCTCCCGCTCGGATTGCAGATCGTGAGCGTTGCTTCCGAATAGGTCGTGTTCTGGCATCCCACATAGATAGTATCGAGCGCAAGTTTATCGACCGAGTAGTTGAGTTCGGTGGTGCGCTGGATCTTCAAAGGGATGTAAATCGGATTGCCACAAGAGTTGGCGTTCGCAACTGCGATCCCGGCCGAGACAGGACCGATCAGGTCCGAGTGCATCTGCACCGTGAAGGTCGCAGGTATATTTTGTGCGAGCGTCAGCGTGTTGGTCGAAAGTTTGAAGAGCTTCGCATCGGCGCCATAGGTGCCTAGCGTCACACGATCGCCACAGGCAGAGCTATCGGTCAGCGTGATCGTAAAGGTCGTGTCTTCGGTGCAAATCAACTTCGCAGTAACCACGGCGGGTGACGCCTTGTAGGTAACTGGAATCACGCGGAGGCTGGTATCGCAAAACGCGCCGCTACGAAGAAAGCCTGTGTGATTGTTGCCGGTCGCATCGCACAAGAGTTGCGCAGACCGAGCCTCATTACACCGGTAATAAAGCTCAAGGCCAGGCTCGTTGCCGTTGAGCGAGATGATTCGCTGGCACGCAAGCTCTTGTCCGCTGAGGGCACGATGCCACAAGCGTATCTCATCGAGCTGCCCCAGAAACGCTCGATGCCGGAGAGTGTCATCATACAGCGCATTACAACTTCCGATCTGCAAAGGCAGCAGACGGTCCTCCGGCGTATGCAGTCGATTGCAGGGATACAAAGGATTCGTCGCCGTGGCGAGCAACATGCCATCGACATAAATCTTTGCGGCTGTGCTCCGCGCATCCCAAACAGCAGCGACATGACGCCAGCCGTTCGTATATAGATCGGGGACGGTCGCGATCGCAATGGTATTATCGCTATCACCTTTGTATGAGTTGTCCTTGCTTAACGCAAAGACAAGTTTTGTATCCTGTATATAGAATACCCACTGATCGTTGTTGTCTTTGTTCGGGCCCCAAAGTCCCGCGATATACTGGATCTTACCCGGCTGCTGCTCCGGTGCGATCCAGGCCTCGAACGTGAGCGCGGTATCCATCCCATAAATCCGGTAGGATGTGTCCACATCCACGTATTGCGCCCCCTTGCCATGCGATACCGAAATCGTGACCGCATGACCGACACATTCTTTATCTTTATCACAACTTGCTGGAAACTGCGCACGCGCGGAACAAGCCAATAGCAGTATGGCAACAATTCCGGGAAGGCTCCGCGCAATCCGACCGATCGGTCTCATCCAATTGGTCCTATTTGATGACTGTTACCATTCTCGTGACTTGTGCATCACCGGCACGCATCGATAGCACATAAGCCCCCGTTGGCACATTGGCAGCTATCGGCAGCGCATAACTCCCGGCGATGAATGGCTGCTCGGTGATCAGCTGCACAATTCGGCCATCCATGGATGTCATTTCAATCTTGACATACGCATTCCGTGGCAGGTCAAAGGCAATCGTGCCGGTTGCTGGCAATGGATTCGGATAGACGGCAAGCGACAGCGGGAGCGTGTTTGACTTCGCAACCCCAGCCTGCGGCTTGAACAGCCCCGGAAATGGCTCGAGCGTGCTATCCTTCATCACCGTCCGCGTGTCATCCAGCGATAACCCAAACCAATCGGTGAGCACCGCGGCATAGACTGTGCGATAATCGATTTGCCACGCGAGATCACCATTCGCATCCAGATGCGAAAGATCGGGAGTCTGACCGAAGACCGCGGAAGCGACTGCTGCGCCAAAGACAAACTGCACGGACGCAGCACCATGATCGGTGCCGTAACTCGCGTTCTCTTGCGGACGTCGACCAAACTCGCTCATCGTCATTCCGACGACACGCTTCGAAACGTCCATCCCGGCAGCATCGAGTTGAAGCAGATCGTACTGGAACTGCGCGACTGCATCCGAGAGTGAGTGCAACAAATTCGAATGAGCACCCTGGCCGGTCCCTCCGGGACTTGCCTGACTCACGTGAGTATCGAATCCTCCAAGACTAACGTAATAGATTCTCGTATCCAATCCACCCGCAATCAGCGCAGCAACGCTTGCCATTTGCTGCGAGAAGCTATCGGAGCCATAGGCTCCCTTCAGCTTGGCTTTGCCGGCAGTGTATGCATCCTTCACGCGTTGCGCGTAAATATTCGAGCGGTTGGCGATATCTTGTACAAACGCATACTCCGTCGCATATCGAGTTCCGGTGGCCTGATCGTCGAGCGTATCGTTGGCCGCGCTGAGACCGCCAGCCTGCAAGCTTGGATTCGCAACCTCGATGCCCATGCGGCCCTTCTCACTGGTCAGCGCCAGTGAGAATCCTCCAAAGTTGATCGCGAGGGGATCGGCCGGAAGTGAGTTTGGAAAATTGGGATACTGCCGTTCGAGAAATCGGCCGAGCCAGCCGGTGTCGAGCACATCCTGTGCGTTGCTATCATTGATACCCGAGAGCCAGATGTCCGTCGATCGAAAATGCGAAAGATTGGGATTATCGTAGCCAATCCCTTGAATGATCGCGAGCGTGCCGACGCCAAGCATTCCGGCAAAGCCCGTTTGTCCATTGCCACCGGCCCGGGCAAGACCAGGGTTCAGATAGCCGTTGCCATAGTTATACAGATTCTGTTTCAGGATTCCGATGCCATTGGTCGGATCGCGAAGCACATAATATTGCGGGTCATCGGCTGGTACCACCGTGTTCAGCCCATCATTGCCGCCGAACATTTGGACAAAGATCAGAATCTTGTCATTGCTCGCATCGAGTTGCGCGAGCAAATGCAGTGGCGAAGAGGGCAGCGCATAGATCTTGTCCAGCAGCACGGGCGTCACCGCCGCTGCTCCCAATGCTCCTTGAAGGAAGGTACGTCGTTTCATAGTATTTCCGAAGTAACGAGTGATGGGTCCCGGGCAGGATGTAATGCCACAGTGCGGCCGTCGCTTGTTACGAGTTTTCCCTCACTGGTTAACAGAGTTCAAAATCAGGCAACGATGCCATGTCGCTCAGCAAATCGCGAAGATTGCGCGCCGCGGTCGCGTCACTACCGTTCAGGATGCTCGCCCATTCGTAGACTGGCGCTCCCGCCGTAAGCTTTGAGGCAAATGTCGTTTGTCGCTCGGTCGATAGTGGACGTGGAAGCAGTAGTTGCCCAATCTGCGTCACCAGCGCGTTCGCATCCGTGTAATTCGCAAACTGTTTGATAAAGGCGATCGCAGATGCATCATCCAACGTTTGAATGACCGCGCTCGCTTGCGTGCCCCGAATGGGATATGTATTCGTGGTGATCCAATCGTGATAGCCAGTCCATCCCGAGACGTTCGGCGGCTGGAAGAGTTGTTGCCCGATTGCAGTCATATTCGCATCCACCGGATAGCTCGCGACGAGCTGCTTCGCCATTCCGATCACATACTCCGCCGGCGACTTGATCTGCGCGCCAAGATTGGCATTGTCGAAAAAATGGGCGGACTTCAGGAGTGCCGAAATGACCGGCTTGATTTCCCAATTACTTTGGATCAGGAGAGCCGCCATAGCGGCGACCACGGTTTGATCTACCGAAGCCGGGTCACTATAGACAAAGAACCGGTATAGCTTCGTCGAGAGAAACGTCGCAATGGCTGGACTCCGCTGTGCAAAGAGCACATCGACCAGCCGATCGATCTCGTTCTTCTTGACCAGAAATTCCGTATTCGTCGAGGTATCGATCGGTGGAAACTGCTGGCCCAGATACGTCTTGCCGCTGGTATCGTGATCGGCAGGACTAAAATACGTATTGAAAATACCATGCGGAGCGGGCGCATCTGTATACTGACCAACGCGCCAGCCGCTCAGGATCTTTGCCGCCTGCTGGACATCGCCTTCAGTGTACTGACCGAGTCCGCAGGTATACAGCTCCATGAGCTCCCGCGCATAATTCTCATTTGGATGGCTCCCGCTATTCTCGTTGCCACCCAGGAAGATAAGCATGGCGCCATCGAGCGTGACAGCCTTTACCAGGTCTTGAAAATTGCCTAACGCGTTCGAGCGAAAGAGCTCGTTTTGCCGGTACAGAAGTGGTGCTATTGTATAATCGAGATTGCCGAGATCAAATTGTGTCGTGAAGTGACTGCTCCAGAAGAAGGTCATCTTCTCCTGAATCGAAGTCTGGGCATTCAGTTGCAGAGCAGACCACCAGGCTCGTAACGCTGCCGCATCGGCTGCCCACTGACCAAATATTCCGTACTGCGCCTGAATCGCAAGCGGGTATGGGTTCTCGGTTTGGTCATTCGCGGCGGCTGGGGGTGTTGGAGAAGTTGTTCCAGACAAAAGCAAATCAACCGCGGTCCCTGGATCGGCATGTGTGAGGAGTGTCTGGATGTCCGCCCACGTCGGGCCCATCATTGTTCGGCGCAGCAAGTGCCCGGCCCGATAGGCATCCCACGGCGAGTTCGCGTCCGGTACAAACGGATCCAAGCCGGATGTCAGCGGTGCGAGGCGATTCTTCGAGGAGCTTGGTTTCCAGGCCGTAAGAAATCCACGGCGTGAAATAGCAGTCTGCGACATAAGACAATCCGATAGTGGCGGCGCGATGGACGATCCCCTGACGACTTCAGGGCTTACCCATAGAGGGCGGCAAAATGGCAACGCGAAAGATCAACCGAACGGCCGAGCGGATTGATTCCGATCAACGCGATAACGACATAATTCCACCCGTGGGAAGAACACGGTGTGGCGAGCAAACTCACATTTTAGTATTCGTCTGAATGCATTGATGAACGATCAGCCACGCCGTTCGAGGCATAGGGATCGATATCACCGAGATAGGACTCGATCATCCGCTCGATCAAGCGCACCTCGTTGAGTTCGAGCGCGACATAGATTGGCTCCCGCTCGCTCGTGCGCTCGGCGTCGCGGACTTTTTGGCTCAAGGCCATCAAACGGTCAAGAGTTGCGATCATCTGGGGTCTCTCCAAGTGGATGAGTCCTTGTGAAAGCGAGGGCTCATCCACAGCTTGTGAACAAATGGCTGTGGACAAATATACGAATCTATTTGCCGGAATGCAATAGGTGCCCGTGAAAAATGAGCAGGATTCAGCAAATAGTTATCCACAATCTTATGGTTACCCGTAGTTATCCACACTTCCGGAGCATTCGGCATTACTAATAACTCGGACTTCCGATTCGTGCCCGATCTTGACATCGTGTTCCCTCACCTCGACTCCCGAGATCTGGACCAGATCGTATCGCTCCAGCTTCGTAACGGGTCGATTTGTCGTTGACTTATCTCGTTTGTTCATGACATATTCCCACCGCCCAAGCTCGTTGCAGATGAACCCACGATGGCGCCCCTTTTCATCGAACCGCTCGCTGACGACACGCCCAACAGAGCTGAGATCGCGGTGGGCCTGGAAACTGTCCGAGAGGTTCACATCCTCACGGAGAAAGACTGCATACGTCGCTTTGAGCGAGAGCCGAAGTGTCCCGGCAACATCATCGATCGTCTGGATAAAGCCGGGGCGCTTCCAAGGTATCTCGGTATGGCACCAGTTGTTCTCATCCTCGAGTGCCGGGCAGTCGCCGCTCCGACAACACGGCGAGAACACATGGAAACCGGCTGCGACCATCCGGTCCCGAAATCTCAGCGCCCGGCGAGAGACTTCTCTGCTCGCCGGCTCGATCATGATTGCCGCGCCGTGCTCCGCGAGCGATCGATCGATGAATGCAATTATTTCCGCATCCTGCATTTCATCTATTTCCCCAAGGACATTCATCAACGAGATTAAGTCGAATGTGCGATCATCCTTCGCGATGGCAAGCGCGGTTAAATCGATCTGGGATGTCGATACGCGAAGATCGAGTGACATTTTTAGATTAGATGCAAACTGCCCGACCGTCCGCAGATTTCGCGCGAGCTTATCCCGCGCATCGGCGTGAAGTGTACTGATGGCTGGCTGTTCACGTTCGAGATAGGTCGCCAGCCCCCAAATTGCCGCGCCCGTCCCCGTACCAAGATCGAGATGGTGAAGCTCCGAACGATTCGCGAAAAATCCGGAGCGTGCAAGCTCGCGTAATGGCGGCCAAAGCTTCAGAAGATTGGTCGTAGTATAGTAGAGAAAATACGCCTGCTGTTGATCCTCATCGCGCAAGTATTCGGAGCGAACAAATTCCTCGCGCGACTTCGTCAGTCCCTCCGAAAGTTGGATCACATCCCGCGCAATCCTCGCAAGCTTCGTTCGGGTCTCCTTGCTTGCTGGTCTATCGTCGATAAGCCGCAGGCCAAGAACCTCTTCGAGCGCTACGGTGTACTCTCGTGGCAGTTGTAACA is a genomic window containing:
- a CDS encoding DUF1501 domain-containing protein, which produces MKRRTFLQGALGAAAVTPVLLDKIYALPSSPLHLLAQLDASNDKILIFVQMFGGNDGLNTVVPADDPQYYVLRDPTNGIGILKQNLYNYGNGYLNPGLARAGGNGQTGFAGMLGVGTLAIIQGIGYDNPNLSHFRSTDIWLSGINDSNAQDVLDTGWLGRFLERQYPNFPNSLPADPLAINFGGFSLALTSEKGRMGIEVANPSLQAGGLSAANDTLDDQATGTRYATEYAFVQDIANRSNIYAQRVKDAYTAGKAKLKGAYGSDSFSQQMASVAALIAGGLDTRIYYVSLGGFDTHVSQASPGGTGQGAHSNLLHSLSDAVAQFQYDLLQLDAAGMDVSKRVVGMTMSEFGRRPQENASYGTDHGAASVQFVFGAAVASAVFGQTPDLSHLDANGDLAWQIDYRTVYAAVLTDWFGLSLDDTRTVMKDSTLEPFPGLFKPQAGVAKSNTLPLSLAVYPNPLPATGTIAFDLPRNAYVKIEMTSMDGRIVQLITEQPFIAGSYALPIAANVPTGAYVLSMRAGDAQVTRMVTVIK
- a CDS encoding choice-of-anchor D domain-containing protein, yielding MRPIGRIARSLPGIVAILLLACSARAQFPASCDKDKECVGHAVTISVSHGKGAQYVDVDTSYRIYGMDTALTFEAWIAPEQQPGKIQYIAGLWGPNKDNNDQWVFYIQDTKLVFALSKDNSYKGDSDNTIAIATVPDLYTNGWRHVAAVWDARSTAAKIYVDGMLLATATNPLYPCNRLHTPEDRLLPLQIGSCNALYDDTLRHRAFLGQLDEIRLWHRALSGQELACQRIISLNGNEPGLELYYRCNEARSAQLLCDATGNNHTGFLRSGAFCDTSLRVIPVTYKASPAVVTAKLICTEDTTFTITLTDSSACGDRVTLGTYGADAKLFKLSTNTLTLAQNIPATFTVQMHSDLIGPVSAGIAVANANSCGNPIYIPLKIQRTTELNYSVDKLALDTIYVGCQNTTYSEATLTICNPSGRTVTISNISLDSGHFTWRSSAALPTVLPKGACVTITVRMDLLDSSKTLLDTLRIVSDETCPGSGVIPVSGRVQDVLGLLLASGKGPITTMNFGEICPGFISGTQTFQYRDLASDTLFVDSIIYDPPNFFGAGITLPMKLAPKAAYLPTYARFRPLVPGPLAGTLRVTANYHGCELAKTVTLSGRGYSVDVEFLTPAVNFGPVTIGKSAQQNADLIDSGTDVRNLDAYLRMGDVFTVTGGRTLHLSSHQTLPVQLTFRPRQTQMYYDTLCVFDEGCYETKCIPVSGMGTFQAFSFNPSYLDISNVIGCGSETGSIAMTNISGQSLAITNCQLIDPTGKFQLVNPMPAGTMANNSIYVFNIVYTPNDLANDRADEVYISVTLSDGQVYNIIVRATSVAPKLYVTPLTTYGIVEAGWHKQQSILIENASTVPQKITSVAVPYGYALLSTNPALPTVLGPRDSLWLQVEFDPTGDSDYNANFTVQVDSPCTMSLTGMLTGHGQSVKLQVPVSFMNYGLVRPCDCIAREVPLPNYSNFVPISIDSVWVDGFGVTNLVPSTFHWQWKSTGDRSLPKTIGAQSADTLIVTFCPDIPATKANLIKNDTLHISAHSQGWTTEFRTMLSGRREMNFQPNVSQVQFPATRVDTSAQPQAVTITVPDITLNPDGDYIQIDSVTFDPDQQVFSARDSMGNLPPWTIKRTQKFKIRLGFFPRAPKLYVARMRLWTSHPCGGFDSTVLVMGSGFAPAYGLQLAMFDTLGIGKDTVHLSICDTLVLPILTSRDVPLEPMDLFYHLGYDTTELQVLGASSTYTNSISARDTINGAGVAITKAGGVSAGVINTVRLKVIGGPKVFPITLDSIDFESDSIVFFKIVAGIDRRWIEIDEPTIALTKVTDFDTVNVKQCGDETVTVHNTGFMPVRLDSLTGLPPWHSVVPPSAPFGSTIAPGDSVTLTIRFCPRADSAWDTTITANTSVNWPGHAACYTIDTGHLQSYGYAPPFPFKLELKPTVMSIDSIGGRIADTIELPILIDRSVPLTPLDMRFALTYDARSLEYLGMSSAYATARVTDQTGALDILLPESQDVAQGEIARAKFLITVPDSILSTMLLTPGRFTSDSIMFIKPIPIGDTTTVAIAGRCSISRLIFHEGLNAMTVPTPNPTTGRVSLDVSLLEDSQPTLRVLSSVGQSVLTLLDGNKTIQHGSYHIEFGTESLASGMYVIELQGGDYHATQRMVVVR
- a CDS encoding DUF1800 domain-containing protein, which translates into the protein MSQTAISRRGFLTAWKPSSSKNRLAPLTSGLDPFVPDANSPWDAYRAGHLLRRTMMGPTWADIQTLLTHADPGTAVDLLLSGTTSPTPPAAANDQTENPYPLAIQAQYGIFGQWAADAAALRAWWSALQLNAQTSIQEKMTFFWSSHFTTQFDLGNLDYTIAPLLYRQNELFRSNALGNFQDLVKAVTLDGAMLIFLGGNENSGSHPNENYARELMELYTCGLGQYTEGDVQQAAKILSGWRVGQYTDAPAPHGIFNTYFSPADHDTSGKTYLGQQFPPIDTSTNTEFLVKKNEIDRLVDVLFAQRSPAIATFLSTKLYRFFVYSDPASVDQTVVAAMAALLIQSNWEIKPVISALLKSAHFFDNANLGAQIKSPAEYVIGMAKQLVASYPVDANMTAIGQQLFQPPNVSGWTGYHDWITTNTYPIRGTQASAVIQTLDDASAIAFIKQFANYTDANALVTQIGQLLLPRPLSTERQTTFASKLTAGAPVYEWASILNGSDATAARNLRDLLSDMASLPDFELC
- a CDS encoding small ribosomal subunit Rsm22 family protein gives rise to the protein MLQLPREYTVALEEVLGLRLIDDRPASKETRTKLARIARDVIQLSEGLTKSREEFVRSEYLRDEDQQQAYFLYYTTTNLLKLWPPLRELARSGFFANRSELHHLDLGTGTGAAIWGLATYLEREQPAISTLHADARDKLARNLRTVGQFASNLKMSLDLRVSTSQIDLTALAIAKDDRTFDLISLMNVLGEIDEMQDAEIIAFIDRSLAEHGAAIMIEPASREVSRRALRFRDRMVAAGFHVFSPCCRSGDCPALEDENNWCHTEIPWKRPGFIQTIDDVAGTLRLSLKATYAVFLREDVNLSDSFQAHRDLSSVGRVVSERFDEKGRHRGFICNELGRWEYVMNKRDKSTTNRPVTKLERYDLVQISGVEVREHDVKIGHESEVRVISNAECSGSVDNYG